The Streptomyces sp. HUAS MG91 sequence CTCGGCGAGGACGCGGCCGAAGGCGCCGCGGTCCTCGGCGGCGTGGATCGCCTCCGGGGAGGTGCCGACGACGGGCACGCCGTTGTCCTTGAGCGCCTGGGCGAGGCCGAGCGGGGTCTGGCCGCCGAGCTGCACGACGACGCCCGCGATCGGGCCCGCGAGGGACTCGGCGTGCACGATCTCCAGCACGTCTTCGAGCGTCAGCGGCTCGAAGTACAGGCGGTCGGACGTGTCGTAGTCGGTGGAGACCGTCTCCGGGTTGCAGTTGACCATCACGGTCTCGTAGCCCGCGTCGCTGAGCGCGAAGGAGGCGTGGACGCAGGAGTAGTCGAACTCGATGCCCTGGCCGATGCGGTTCGGGCCCGAGCCCAGGATGATCACGGCGGGCTTGGTGCGCTGCGCGACCTCGGACTCCTCGTCGTACGAGGAGTAGAAGTACGGCGTCTTGGCGGCGAACTCGGCGGCGCAGGTGTCGACCGTCTTGTAGACCGGGCGGACCCCGAGCGCGTGCCGGACCTCGCGGACGACGTCCTCGCGCAGGCCGCGGATCTCGGCGATCTGATGGTCGGAGAAGCCGTGCCGCTTGGCCTCGGCGATCAGCTCCTTCGTCAGCTCCGGAGCGCCGGCCAGCTCGTCGGCCGTCTCCTTGATGAGGAACAGCTGGTCGACGAACCACGGGTCGATCTTCGTGTAGTCGAAGACCTCCTCGGGCGTGGCACCGGCGCGGATCGCGTCCATGACGGTGTTGATCCGGCCGTCGGTCGGGCGCACGGCCTCTTCGAGGAGCGCGGTCTTGTCGCCGACCGGGCCCACGAAGGTGAACTGGCTGCCCTTCTTCTCCAGGGAGCGCAGCGCCTTCTGGAACGCCTCGGTGAAGTTGCGGCCGATGGCCATGGCCTCGCCGACCGACTTCATGGTCGTGGTCAGCGTGGAGTCGGCGCTCGGGAACTTCTCGAAGGCGAAACGCGGGGCCTTCACGACCACGTAGTCGAGCGTCGGCTCGAAGGAGGCCGGCGTCTTCTCGGTGATGTCGTTGGGGATCTCGTCGAGCGTGTAGCCGACGGCCAGCTTCGCGGCGATCTTCGCGATCGGGAAGCCGGTGGCCTTCGACGCGAGGGCCGAGGAGCGCGAGACGCGCGGGTTCATCTCGATGACGATGATGCGGCCGTCGTCGGGGTTGACCGCGAACTGGATGTTGCAGCCGCCGGTGTCGACGCCGACCTCGCGGATGATCGCGATGCCGATGTCACGAAGGCGCTGGTACTCGCGGTCGGTGAGCGTCATCGAGGGCGCGACGGTGATCGAGTCGCCGGTGTGGACGCCCATCGGGTCGAAGTTCTCGATGGAGCAGACGACCACGACGTTGTCGTTCTTGTCGCGCATCAGCTCCAGCTCGTACTCCTTCCAGCCAAGGATGGACTCCTCCAGGAGCACCTCGGTGGTGGGAGACAGGGTCAGGCCCTGGCCGGCGATGCGGCGCAGCTCCTCCTCGTCGTGCGCGAAGCCGGAGCCGGCGCCGCCCATGGTGAAGGAGGGGCGGACGACGACGGGGTAGCCGCCGAGCGTGTCGACGCCCTTGAGCACGTCGTCCATGGAGTGGCAGATGACCGAGCGGGCGGACTCGCCGTGGCCGATCTTCTTGCGGACCTCTTCCACGACGCCCTTGAAGAGGTCGCGGTCCTCGCCCTTGTTGATCGCCTCGACGTTGGCGCCGATCAGCTCGACGCCGTACTTCTCCAGGACGCCCTGCTCGTGCATGGAGATGGCCGTGTTGAGGGCCGTCTGACCACCGAGGGTCGGGAGCAGCGCGTCGGGGCGCTCCTTGGCGATGATCTTCTCGACGAACTCGGGGGTGATCGGCTCGACGTACGTGGCGTCGGCGATCTCCGGGTCGGTCATGATCGTCGCGGGGTTGGAGTTCACGAGGATGACCCGCAGGCCCTCGGACTTCAGGACGCGGCACGCCTGGGTGCCGGAGTAGTCGAACTCGGCGGCCTGGCCGATGACGATCGGGCCCGAGCCGATGACCAGGACGGACTGGATATCGGAGCGCTTAGGCACGCTGGCCCTCCATCAGGGAGACGAAACGGTCGAACAGGTAGGCGGCGTCGTGGGGACCGGCCGCCGCCTCCGGGTGGTACTGGACGGAGAAGGCCGGCTGGTCGAGCAGCTGGAGGCCTTCGACGACCTGGTCGTTCAGGCAGACGTGGGAGACCTCGGCGCGGCCGAACTTCGTCTCGCTCACCTTGTCGAGCGGCGCGTCCACGGCGAAGCCGTGGTTGTGCGCGGTGACCTCGACCTTGCCGGTGGTGCGGTCCTGCACCGGCTGGTTGATGCCGCGGTGGCCGTACTTCAGCTTGTACGTGCCGAAGCCGAGGGCGCGGCCGAGGATCTGGTTGCCGAAGCAGATGCCGAACAGCGGCGTCCTGCGCGCGAGGACGGCGGTCATCAGCGCGACCGGGCCCTCGGCGGTGGCCGGGTCGCCCGGGCCGTTGGAGAAGAAGACACCGTCGGGCGAGACCGCGTACACGTCCTCCTCGGTCGCCGTGGCGGGCAGCACGTGCACCTCGATGCCGCGCTCGGCCATGCGGTGCGGGGTCATGCCCTTGATGCCGAGGTCGATCGCGGCGACGGTGAACTTCTTCTCGCCGATCGCCGGGACGACGTAGGCCTCCTTGGTGGCGACCTCCTCGTACAGGCTCGCGCCCTTCATCTGGGGCTGCGCCTGGACCTTCTCGACGAGCTCGGCGTCGGTGGGCAGCTGCGGGCCGCTGAAGATGCCGGAGCGCATGGAGCCGCGCTCGCGCAGGTGGCGGGTGAGGGCGCGGGTGTCGATGCCGCTGATGCCCACGATGTTCTGGGCGACCAGCTCGTCGTCGAGCGAGCGCTTCGCGCGCCAGTTGGAGGGGACGCGGGCGGGGTCGCGCACGACGTAGCCAGAGACCCAGATGCGGGACGACTCGTCGTCCTCGTCGTTCCAGCCCGTGTTGCCGATCTGCGGGGCGGTGGCGACCACGATCTGGCGGTCGTACGACGGGTCGGTCAGGGTCTCCTGGTAGCCGGTCATCCCGGTGGAGAACACGGCCTCGCCGAAGGTCTCCCCCACGGCCCCGTAGGCACGGCCGCGGAACACCCGGCCGTCCTCCAGGACGAGAACGGCGGGAACCTTGCTGGTTCCCCTTGTGGAGGTGGTCATCGTGCGGTGCCTTCCGTCGTGATGGGCGTTGAGGTCGTGTTGATCATGTCGTTGATGGTGCTGACCCACTGGGCCTGCTCGGCGGCCTGGTCGGAGCGGAACCCGGAGTCGATCAGCTTGTCGCCGTGCGCCCAGGTGACGATCAGCAGACCGCCCTCCGTGAGGACCTTGCCGGCGATGCCCTTGTCGAGCCGGGCCTCGCGCAGCGCCTCGGTGGGGACGAAGAAGTCGGTCGCTCCCGGGCGTACGACGTCCAGTCCCTCGGCGGTGAGGGTCAGCTCCACGCGGCTGCGGGTGCCGAGGCCGTGCGCCACGATGCGGTCGAGCCACTGCCCGGCGGTGGTGGAGCCGTGGTAGCGGCCGCTCAGCTCCAGTTTCGCCGGGCTCCGCTCACTCGGCGCGGCGGGCAGCGGCGGCAGGTCGCTCTGGAGCGTGCCGCGCCACTTCCAGCCCTGGCGCATCAGCCAGTAGACGAGCGCGATGAAGAGCAGGAGACCGACGATCCAGCCGATCCGGTCGGGCCAGTCGGTCACGTCCGCCGACTTCTGTTCGGCGGCCAGGTGCAGGAGAGGTGTCACGCGAGCTTCCCGTCGGCGAGGGTGGCCTTGCCCCGCAGCCAGGTGTGGGTGACGCGCCCCGGCAGCTCACGGCCCTCGTACGGGGTGTTGCGGCTGCGGGAGGCGAAGCCCGCGGGGTCCACGTCTCCACGGTAGTCGGCGTCGACGAGAACCAGGTTGGCGGGCTCACCTGCCGAGACGGGGCGCCCGTGGCCGGTGGCCTGCCCGATCTCGGCGGGCTTGACGGACATCCGGTCGGCGACGCCGGCCCAGTCGAGCAGTCCCGTCTCGACCATCGTCTGCTGGACGACGCTCAGCGCGGTCTCCAGGCCGACCATGCCCATGGCGGCGGCGGCCCACTCGCAGTCCTTGTCCTCGTGCGGGTGCGGGGCGTGGTCGGTGGCGACGATGTCGATGGTGCCGTCGGCCAGCGCCTCGCGCAGCGCCATGACGTCCTTCTCGGTGCGCAGCGGCGGGTTCACCTTGTAGACCGGGTTGTACGAGCGCACCAGCTCGTCGGTGAGGAGCAGGTGGTGCGGGGTGACCTCGGCGGTGACGTCGATGCCGCGGGACTTGGCCCAGCGGATGATCTCGACGCTGCCCGCGGTCGACAGGTGGCAGATGTGGACGCGGGAGCCGACGTGCTCGGCGAGCAGCACGTCCCGGGCGATGATCGACTCCTCGGCGACGGCGGGCCAGCCGCCCAGGCCGAGCTCGGCGGAGACGGTGCCCTCGTTCATCTGGGCGCCCTCGGTGAGCCGGGGCTCCTGCGCGTGCTGGGCGACGACGCCGCCGAAGGCCTTCACGTACTCCAGGGCGCGGCGCATGATCACGGCGTCGTGGACGCACTTGCCGTCGTCGGAGAAGACCGTGACACCGGCGGCGGACTCGTGCATGGCCCCCAGCTCGGCGAGCTTGGCGCCCTCCAGGCCGACGGTGACGGCGCCGATGGGCTGCACGTCGCAGTAGCCGTGCTCCTGGCCGAGCCGGTAGACCTGCTCGACGACGCCGGCGGTGTCGGCGACGGGGAAGGTGTTGGCCATGGCGAACACGGCGGTGTAGCCACCGGAGGCGGCGGCCTGCGTGCCGGTGAGGACGGTCTCGGAGTCCTCGCGGCCCGGCTCGCGCAGGTGGGTGTGCAGGTCGACGAGGCCCGGCAGGAGGACCTTGCCGCCGGCCTCGACGACCTCGGCGCCCTCGGCGCTCAGGCCGGTGCCGACCTCGGCGATGGTCCCGCCGTCGATCAGGACGTCCTGCGGCTCGCCGCCGAGCACCTTCGCACCACGGATCAGGATCTTGCTCATGTCGTTCAGTTCCCCTCGGTACGGGTGTGCGTGACGGCGGGCTCGTTGCCGCCCAGAAGCAGGTAGAGGACGGCCATGCGGGTGTGGACGCCGTTGGCGACCTGTTCGACGACCGTGCAGCGCTCGGAGTCGGCGACCTCGGCGGTGATCTCCATGCCGCGGACCATCGGGCCGGGGTGCATCACGATGGCGTGCTCCGGCATCTTCGCCATGCGGTCGCCGTCGAGGCCGTAGCGGCGGCTGTACTCGCGCTCGGTCGGGAAGAACGCGGCGTTCATGCGCTCGCGCTGCACGCGGAGCATCATCACGGCGTCGGTCTTCGGCAGCGTGCTGTCCAGGTCGTAGCTGACCTCGCAGGGCCAGGACTCGACGCCGACCGGCAGCAGGGTGGGCGGCGCGACCAGGGTGACCTCGGCGCCGAGCGTGTGCAGCAGGTCGACGTTGGAGCGGGCGACGCGGCTGTGCAGGACGTCGCCGACGAGGGTGACGCGCTTGCCGTCCAGACCCTGGCCGATCCCGGCGTCCCGGCCGACGAGGCGGCGGCGCATGGTGAAGGCGTCGAGCAGCGCCTGGGTGGGGTGCTGGTGGGTGCCGTCGCCCGCGTTGATGACCGGGGCGTCGATCCAGCCGGAGGTCGCGAGCCGGTACGGGGCGCCGGAGGCGCTGTGCCGGATGACGACCGCGTCGACGCCCATGGCCTCCAGGGTCTGGGCGGTGTCCTTCAGGGACTCGCCCTTGGAGACGCTGGAGCCCTTGGCGGCGAAGTTGATGACGTCGGCGGACAGGCGCTTCTCGGCGGCCTCGAACGAGATCCGCGTCCGCGTCGAGTCCTCGAAGAAGAGGTTGCAGATGGTCCGGCCGCGCAGCGCGGGCAGCTTCTTGATGGGCCGGTCGGCGACCCGCGCCATCTCCTCGGCGGTGTCGAGGATGAGGACGGCGTCGTCGCGGGTGAGGTCGGCGGCCGAGATGAGGTGTCGCATCATCGGGGGTGCTCCGTAAGGAAGTTCAGGACGTTTCGGGGCATACGGGCGCGCGCGGGCGCACCTGTCTCGCCGTACGCGGTGCGCGCACGGCAGGAAAGGTGGCTACTGCTCGGCCGCCTCGGGGTCCGGCTTGGCGCCGAGCAGCACGGCGTCGCGGCCGTCCTCCTCGGCGAGCTGGACCTTGACCGTCTCCCGCAGCGACGTGGGGAGGTTCTTGCCGACGTAGTCGGCGCGGATCGGGAGTTCGCGGTGGCCGCGGTCGACGAGGACCGCGAGCTGCACGGCGCGGGGGCGCCCGATGTCGTTCAGCGCGTCGAGGGCGGCGCGGATGGTGCGGCCCGAGAAGAGCACGTCGTCGACGAGGACGACGAGCCTGCCGTCGATGCCCTCGGCGGGGATGTCGGTGCGGGCCAGCGCGCGCGGCGGGTGCATCCGCAGGTCGTCGCGGTACATCGTGATGTCGAGCGAGCCGACGGGGACGGCGCGGCCGGTGATCTCTTCGAGCTTGTCGGCCAGGCGGCGGCCGAGGAAGACGCCCCGCGTGGGAATGCCCAGGAGGACCACGTCCTCGGCGCCCTTGGCGCGCTCGACGATCTCGTGGGCGATACGGGTCAGTACCCGCGCGATGTCAGGGCCTTCGAGAACAGACCGGGCATCGGAATTCTGCGTGTCCATACGAAACGGACCCCCTTCTCCGCCTCACGGGACGGACCTTAAAGGACGTCGGAATTGCGCCATCCACACTACCAGCCCCGAAACACCGCTGATCACCCGCCTGAAGGTGCGAGAACGCCGGATTCGGGAGATGGTCGGTACGGACCATTCGGCTTGACGCGGCCAAGTAACGCTGCGTAACCTCACAGTGAGTTACCAGCCACGCGGCGCAGCCGCTAAGTGATGCAGTGTCCGGGGAGCTATATGTCCAGCGAATACGCCAAACAGCTCGGGGCGAAGCTCCGCGCGATCCGTACCCAGCAGGGCCTTTCCCTCCACGGTGTCGAGGAGAAGTCCCAGGGCCGCTGGAAGGCGGTCGTGGTCGGGTCGTACGAGCGCGGTGACCGTGCCGTGACCGTGCAGCGCCTCGCCGAGCTGGCGGACTTCTACGGCGTGCCGGTTCAGGAGCTGCTTCCGGGCACCACCCCGGGCGGCGCCGCCGAGCCCCCGCCGAAGCTCGTCCTGGACCTGGAGCGCCTGGCCCACGTGCCGCCGGAGAAGGCGGGCCCGTTGCAGCGCTATGCCGCCACGATCCAGTCGCAGCGCGGTGACTACAACGGCAAGGTGCTGTCGATCCGCCAGGACGACCTGCGCACGCTCGCGGTCATCTACGACCAGTCGCCCTCGGTCCTGACCGAGCAGCTGATCAGCTGGGGTGTGCTGGACGCCGACGCGCGCCGCGCCGTGGCCCACGAAGAGGCCTGAGCGGGTTCCGGCCGACAGGCCGATCGAGCAGAAACGTCACATCCGAGGGGCGGAGCCGACCGGCTCCGCCCCTCGGGCGTCACTGCCCCGCCGCCGTGTACAGCCGCCCGATGACCTCGGGCAACAGCCGCTCGCTCAGTTTCGGCGGCAGCGCCTGGAGGACCGCGAGGACCGGTGCCATCCGCCGCGGCAGCGCCCCGCCCTCCCCCACGCCCGCGAGGGCCAGCGCGATCTCGACCTCCTCGGCGGTCAGCGCCTCCGGGTCCAGCGAGGCGGCGGCCTCCACGATCGCCGGATCGACCCGCACGGGACCGGCGGCCCGCGCCCGTCCCACGGCCTTCTCCAGCTCGCCGAGGAGCAGCCGCACGGTCTCCTCCTCCGCGACCGCCGCGGTCACCGTCAGATGCAGATTGGCCGGCGAGGCGCCGAAGGCCGGCTGCGGCTGGAGGTACCAGCCGCTCTCGCGCATCTCGTCCGCCACGACGAACACGTCCACCTCCGGGTCGTCCGAGGCGACCGCGATGAGCGACGCCTCGGGCCGGGCGAGCAGTCGCAGTCCGTCGATCCTCCCGACACCGTCGGCCAGGTCCCGGGTCGTGCGGTGTACGCGCGTCGACAGCGCGGTGTAACCATCGGTCCCGACGCGCTCGGTCACCGCCCAGGCCGCGGCGAGCGGTCCGGCGGACTTGGTGCCCTGGAGGGTGGAGTTGACGACGGGATAGCCGGGCCAGGAGGCGTGCGCGAACCAGCCGTGCCGGCGCAGCTCCGCGTCGGCGAAGAGCAGCAGCGAGGCGCCCTTCGCCGCGTAGCCGTACTTGTGCAGATCGACGGAGAGCGAGGTGACGCCGGGGACGGTGAGGTCGAAGTCGGGGATGTCCGGGGCGTCCGCGGCCCGCCTGAGGTGGCCGAGGTACCAGCCGCCGATGCAGGCGTCGACATGGCAGAGCACCCCGCGCTCCGCGGCCAGGGCGGCGACCTCGGCGACCGGGTCGACGACACCGTGCGCGTACGAGGGGGCGGAGACGACGACCAGGGCCGTGCGCTCGGTGATCGCCGCCGCGACATCGGCGGGCCACACCTTGAAGGTGGCCGGATCGACGGGCACGGTCACCACGTCGAGCCCGAAGAGCTCGGCCGCCTTGTGGAACGCCGCGTGCGCGGTGTCCGGGAGGATCAGCTCGGGCCGGGTCACGCCCCGTGTCCCGCGCGCGTACTGACGGGCCGTCAGTACGGCGAGGAGGCAGCTCTCGGTGCCGCCGCTGGTGAAGGTGCCCGCTCCCCCGCCGAGCAGCGCGGTGGCCCGTCGCACCAGGTCGTTCTCCAGCTCCACGACGCTCGGGAAGGCCGTCATGTCCAGCCCGTTGACCCCGGCGAAGGCGGCCTGCGCGGCAACCGCGAGCTCTTCGAGGCCGTCGAGCCCGGAGTCGTAGACGTAGGCCATGGTGCGTCCGCCGCGCGTGGGCAGATCCCCGGCGCGCAGCTCGGCGAGACGCGCCAGGATCGCGTCGTGATCGGTACTCATGCGGAACTCTCCTCGTCGTACGGGGCGATGGCACGGGCGGGACGCGTGTCGGCCGCGTCCCGCAGGCGGGTCAGTTCGGTCTCGGTGAGCCGGTAGCGGGCCAGCAGCGGAAGGCTCAGGAGCAGCAGGACGGCGGGCAGCACACCGAAGCCGGTCACGATCGCGGTGAGCGCCGAGCCGGGCTGGGCCACCCGGTGGTCGGCGTCGGACGAGACGAAGCCGCCGACCGAGAGCACGAGCCCGAAGAGGCCGGGCCCCAGGGCGAGTCCCAGCGTCTCCCCCGCGGTCCACAGCCCGGTGAAGACGCCGGCCCGGCGCCGGCCGCTGGTGTACGCGTCGGCGGCGATCGCGTCGCCGAGCATGGCGAGCGGCAGCATCTGCATGCCCGCGTACCCGACACCGGCCAGGGCCACGGCCGCGTAGATCAGGGCGTCGGGCAGGTGCCGTCCGGCCGCCGCGCCCAGCGCGCCGACGAGGAAGCAGAGCGAGGCGGCGACGGCCGCGTCGCGTTTGCCGCTGCGGCGGCCGACAGCGAGCCACAGCGGCATCGCGAGCAGCGACGGCACGATGAGGCAGACGAACAGGACGGTCGTGGCGCCCGGCCGGTCCAGGATGTACGTGGCGAAGTACTGGGTGCCCGCGAGCATCAGGCCGGTCGCGGCGGCCTGCACCACGAAGGCGGCGAGCAGCCAGAAGAAGGGCGCGTTGCCGCGGGCGGCGCGCAGCTGGGCGCGCAGGCCGGGCTCGCTGGTGGTCCGGACGACGGCCCGGGTGCCGGCCGTGGCGCCCACGGCGGCGAGCATGCCGAGCGCGAGGACCGCGCCGATCACGAGCCCCATCAGCCGGTAGCCGCCCGCGCTCCCCCGGTCGTCGGCCGTGGAGCCCGCGAGCACCGGCGCGACGGCGCCCGACAGCAGGATCGCCACGGCGAGGAAGGCGACGCGCCAGGACATGACGCGGGCCCGTTCGTCGGGATCGGCGGTGAGTTCCGCGGGCAGCGCGACGTACGGGACCTGGAAGCAGGCGTACGCGGAGGCGGTCAGCAGGAAGAGCGCGGCGACATAGGCGGCGGCCGGGCCGCCTTCGAGGCCGCCGGGCGCCGCGAACATGGCGGCGAAGCAGAGCGGCATGGTGACGGCGCCGAGCAGCATCCAGGAGCGGCGCGGGCCGAAACGAGAGCGGGTGCTGCGGTCGGAGAGGCTGCCGATCCACGGGTTGAGCAGCACGTCCCACGCCTTGGGCAGGAAGACGAGCAGTCCGGCGAGGCCCGCGCCGACGCCGAGGACGTCGGTCAGGTAGTAGAGCAGCAGCAGACCGGGGACGGTACCGAAGGTGCCGGTGGCGAAGGAGCCGAGGCCGTAGCCGATCCGGGTCCGGGCGGAGAGGCCTGTTGGGGACATGGCGAGAACCTACGCAGGATCCCCGGGAACGCACCAGGCCCGAAGCAGAACAATGTTCAGGTTCTGCTTCGGGCCTGCGAGCTTGCTGGGCGACTGCGGCTTTTATGCCTCGTCGCGGCGCAGCGACGGCTTCAGGTCCTTGAAGCGGGCCAGAAGACCGTTGATGAACGCCGGGGACTCGTCGGTGGAGAACTCCTTGGCCAGGGAGACGGCCTCGTCGAGCACCACGGCGTCCGGGGTCCCGTCGACCCAGATCAGCTCGTACGCACCGAGCCGCAGGATGTTGCGGTCGACGACGGGCATCCGGTCGAGGGTCCAGTCGACGGCGTACTGGGAGATCAGCTCGTCGATGCGGCGGGCCTTGGGGGCGTACCCCTCGACCAGCTCCATCGTGTACTCGCTGACGGGCGGCTGCTGCGGGTCGCTGTGCGAGTTCTTGACCCAGTCCGCGAGGACCGTGACGACGTCGGCGCCGCGCTGGTCGGCCTCGAAGAGGACCTGGAAGGCTCGCTTGCGGGCCGTGTTACGGGCGGCCACGGTTAGCTGTTCACCCGGCCGAGGTAGCTGCTGTCACGGGTGTCGACCTTGATCTTCTCGCCCGTGGTGATGAAGAGCGGGACCTGGATCTGGTGGTCCGTCTCCAGCGTCGCCGGCTTGGTGCCACCGGTGGACCGGTCGCCCTGGACGCCCGGCTCGGTCTCCTTGACGACCAGCTCGACGGCGGCCGGCAGCTCGACGAAGAGCACCTCGCCCTCGTGCTGGGCGACCGTGGCGGTGAAGCCCTCGATCAGGAAGTTGGCGGCGTCGCCGACGGCCTTGCGGTCGACCATGAGCTGGTCGTAGGTCTCCATGTCCATGAAGACGAAGTACTCGCCGTCCATGTACGAGAACTGCATGTCGCGCTTGTCGACAGTGGCCGTCTCGACCTTGACGCCGGCATTGAACGTCTTGTCGACAACCTTGCCGGAGAGCACGTTCTTCAGCTTGGTGCGCACGAAGGCAGGGCCCTTGCCGGGCTTGACGTGCTGGAACTCGACGACGGACCAGAGCTGGCCGCCTTCGAGCTTGAGGACCAGGCCGTTCTTGAGGTCGTTCGTGGAAGCCACGGTTGCGGAATCTCCTGGACTGACGTGGACGACCCCGGGGCCCGCGCACAGCCCTGCGGGGCTAGAGCGCGAGCAGCTCCTTGGTCGTGATGGTGAGTAGCTCGGGTCCGCCGTCCGCCTCGGGGCGGACGACGAGCGTGTCATCGATCCGGACGCCGCCCCGGCCCGGGAGGTGAACCCCCGGTTCGACGGTGACCGGCACACAAGCGTCAAGTTTACCCATGGCGGCGGGGGCCAACTGCGGGTCCTCTTCGATTTCGAGGCCCACCCCGTGTCCGGTCAGCTGCGCGAGCCCGTCACCATACCCTGCGGCGTCCAGTACCTGGCGGGCGGCCCGGTCCGCCTCCCGGCACTCCACGCCCGGCGCCAGGCTCTCCCGGCCGGCCCGCTGAGCGGCGAAGACCAGGTCGTACAGGTCGATCTGCCAGTCGGCGGGCGAGGTCCCGATGACGAAGGTGCGGCCGATCTCGCACCGGTAGCCGCGGTAGGTGGCCCCCAGGCAGACGGAGAGGAAATCGCCCTCCTCGACCCTGCGGTCGCCGGGCCGGTGCCCGCCGCGCCCCGAGTTCGGCCCGGTCCCGACCGAGGTGGGGAAGGCGGGGCCGTCGGCGCCGTGATCGACAAGTCGACGTTCCAGTTCGAGGGCGAGATGCCGCTCGGTGCGGCCGACGAGGATCGATTCGAGGAGTTCGCCCAGCGCCTGGTCGGCGATCTCGGCGGCGATCCGCAGACAGGAGATCTCCTCGGCGTCCTTGACCAGGCGCAGCTGCTCGACGGCCCGGTTGAGGTCGGCGAGCCGCAGCCGGGGCGCGACGGAGCCGAGCGCCCGGTGCCGGGCCACCGTCAGATGGTGCTCCTCCACGGCGAGCGAGTCGGCGCCCCGGGCCGCGGCCACGTCCGCGGCGGCGACGGCCGCGTCCCCGGCGGGCGCGGACAGCACCTGCACCCGCAGCTCCTCGTCGGCCCGGCCCTCGGCGGTCTGCCCGCTCGGCGGGCGCGCGCACAGCAGCACGTCGTCGCCGCCACCGGGCTCGCGGCCCAGCAGGAGCACCGCGCCGTGCGGCGCCGCTCCGGCGAGATAGCGGACATTGGCGGGCCGCGACACCAGGGCGGCCGCACTGCCGCCCGCTGTCGCACGCTCTCTCAGCCGGTCCCGTCGGGCCGCGTACACCTCTGCCATGAGGCCGAGCGTACGAGCGGGGGCGCGTCCCGGCCGGTTCAGCGCGTCCGGACGGGCGTTCCCCAGGGGGCGGGAGGGGCTCAGGGGTGACGATTCACCACTGGGGCGGGCTCGCGATGGCCCGGGCGAGCACGTCGTCGAGCACCTGCGCGGTGCCCACGACGTCGAGCTGGGAGTTGTCGATGATCGGCAGTCCTGAGCCGTACCAGCCGGCCATGCGGCCGTGGATGCGGGCGACCTCTTCGTCGGTCAGCCGGCGGTTGCCGCTGCGCTGGGCGTTGCGCTCCAGGACGATCTCCAGGCCCGGCAGCAGGACGACGGGCAGCAGCCCGGGCCCCACGTGCCGCTTCCAGCCGCCGAGGCCGACGACGGGCCGGTCGGGGAAGACGGCGTCGTCGAGGATGCAGGAGATCCCGTTCGCCAGGAAATTGCGGGCGGCGAAGCCGCAGGTGCGGCGGGCCAGGCGGTACTGCGCCTCGCTGTTGTCGTTCCAGCCGCTCTGCGGGTCGGCGAACCCGGACCGCACCCATTCCCGTACGTCGTCCAGGCTGATGTGGGCCGTCGGGACCCGGCGGCACTCCGCCCAGTACTTGGCGACGCTGGTCTTGCCGGCGCCCGCGGGGCCGATCAGCAGGACCGCGAGGGTGGTGGCGCTCGGGTCGGCGGGGGCCTGCGCGGGCGGCGGGCTCGGCACGGCGACCGGACCGCCGGGCGGGAGCTGCACATGGCCCGTGGTGTCCCGGTGCGGCGGCACCGGCGGATGCGGGTGCGGCGGCGGGACGGGCGGATGGTGCGGGGCGCCGGTGAAACCGGGCGCGCCGGGCTGCTGCTGCGCCTGGCTCCCGGCGGTGGCCGGGCCCGGGCCCGGGCCGTGCCCCGGCTGATGGGGCGGTGGCAGCGGAGACCCCACTGCGTGCTGCATCCGGTGCCACTCCGTCTCGTACAACCGTCAGGGAGGCGTCGGCGAACCGAGCGCTATCGAACGGTACCGTCCCGGGCCGCCGTTGTGTGAACGGCCCGGGTGGACGCAAAGTGCCCGCCCCTCAACGAGCGGGGCTATTCGGCCACTTCACCGTAGGCGGCGAGCAGGACGGCGGGGTCCGGGCCCTCCAGGACGGTGGGCTTGCCGAGGCCGTCGAGGACGATGAAGCGCAGCAGGTCGCCGCGGGACTTCTTGTCGACCTTCATCGTCTC is a genomic window containing:
- a CDS encoding aminopeptidase P family protein — encoded protein: MAEVYAARRDRLRERATAGGSAAALVSRPANVRYLAGAAPHGAVLLLGREPGGGDDVLLCARPPSGQTAEGRADEELRVQVLSAPAGDAAVAAADVAAARGADSLAVEEHHLTVARHRALGSVAPRLRLADLNRAVEQLRLVKDAEEISCLRIAAEIADQALGELLESILVGRTERHLALELERRLVDHGADGPAFPTSVGTGPNSGRGGHRPGDRRVEEGDFLSVCLGATYRGYRCEIGRTFVIGTSPADWQIDLYDLVFAAQRAGRESLAPGVECREADRAARQVLDAAGYGDGLAQLTGHGVGLEIEEDPQLAPAAMGKLDACVPVTVEPGVHLPGRGGVRIDDTLVVRPEADGGPELLTITTKELLAL
- a CDS encoding Pro-rich N-terminal domain-containing protein, encoding MQHAVGSPLPPPHQPGHGPGPGPATAGSQAQQQPGAPGFTGAPHHPPVPPPHPHPPVPPHRDTTGHVQLPPGGPVAVPSPPPAQAPADPSATTLAVLLIGPAGAGKTSVAKYWAECRRVPTAHISLDDVREWVRSGFADPQSGWNDNSEAQYRLARRTCGFAARNFLANGISCILDDAVFPDRPVVGLGGWKRHVGPGLLPVVLLPGLEIVLERNAQRSGNRRLTDEEVARIHGRMAGWYGSGLPIIDNSQLDVVGTAQVLDDVLARAIASPPQW
- the efp gene encoding elongation factor P — translated: MASTNDLKNGLVLKLEGGQLWSVVEFQHVKPGKGPAFVRTKLKNVLSGKVVDKTFNAGVKVETATVDKRDMQFSYMDGEYFVFMDMETYDQLMVDRKAVGDAANFLIEGFTATVAQHEGEVLFVELPAAVELVVKETEPGVQGDRSTGGTKPATLETDHQIQVPLFITTGEKIKVDTRDSSYLGRVNS